A region from the Arachis ipaensis cultivar K30076 chromosome B01, Araip1.1, whole genome shotgun sequence genome encodes:
- the LOC107617673 gene encoding villin-3-like, translated as MRGLKHVLELINQDSSTNVAIVTSSVPGVYCTGADLKERKAFIAFEVREYSKALCAIFSFLKKFLEHDFLLEKLSHVASIYVINEESEPSFFIRFFKWDSGKPVMLGNSFQRKLTIVKNRGAALLDVLGIPSGFATRKWFPLTIL; from the exons ATGAGAGGGTTAAAACATGTATTAGAGTTAATCAATCAAGATTCTTCCACTAATGTTGCCATCGTCACCAGTTCAGTTCCTGGTGTCTATTGTACTGGTGCCGATTTGAag GAACGCAAGGCGTTTATTGCATTTGAGGTTCGGGAATATTCAAAAGCTCTTTGTGCAATTTTCTCATTTCTAAAG AAATTTCTTGAGCATGACTTTCTCTTAGAGAAGTTATCTCATGTGGCTTCAATATATGTTATCAATGAAGAAAGTGAGCCATCGTTCTTCATTCGCTTCTTTAAATGGGATTCTGGAAAACCTGTA ATGTTGGGAAATTCATTTCAAAGGAAGCTTACAATAGTGAAAAATAGGGGTGCTGCACTTCTAGATGTACTTGGAATTCCATCGGGATTCGCCACAAGAAAGTGGTTTCCTTTGACAATTTTATGA